From Chryseobacterium joostei, the proteins below share one genomic window:
- a CDS encoding TolC family protein: protein MNMMENLKTKNIIAAIALSLVLASCKAPMATVIKDEVKTNIPQNFNQEEQQDANNNSGTTPWRQFFTDPNLVSLIETALKNNQELLITLQEIEIAKSGVLAKKGRLSPTVSAGIGAGLKKAGRYTSEGAGDATTEIEPGREMPDPLGNFGGGLMANWEVDIWKKLRTEKESAVAHYLSTVEGKNFVLSNLIEEVADNYYELLALDNQLDIIQQYIKLQQRALEISKIQKEAAAATELAVKKFEAELAKSKASEYTIRQQITEKENEINALLGRYPQPIIRTKENFMSTIPPTVYTGIPSQLLANRPDIKEAELELKSSKLDVEAARKEFYPSLEISATLGLEAFKPSYLVKMPESIAYNLVGELAGPLINKSAIKANFQTADAKQIQALYEYDKTILNAYLDVANLMSKIKNIDQYYQLKSQETKALDQSIDIANQLFRNSRADYLEVLLNQRDALDAKMELIEAKQKQLSTVVDIYKSLGGGWK, encoded by the coding sequence ATGAACATGATGGAAAATTTGAAGACTAAAAATATAATAGCTGCCATTGCCTTATCTCTTGTTTTAGCAAGTTGTAAGGCTCCAATGGCTACAGTCATAAAAGATGAAGTTAAGACCAATATACCTCAAAACTTCAATCAGGAAGAACAACAAGACGCCAATAATAACAGTGGAACAACCCCTTGGAGACAGTTTTTTACCGATCCAAACCTGGTAAGCCTTATTGAAACAGCTTTAAAGAACAATCAGGAGCTACTTATCACTCTTCAGGAAATTGAAATTGCCAAGAGTGGAGTTTTAGCTAAAAAGGGCCGATTAAGCCCAACTGTTTCAGCAGGGATAGGTGCCGGATTGAAAAAAGCAGGACGTTATACCAGTGAAGGAGCCGGGGATGCTACTACAGAGATAGAACCAGGAAGAGAAATGCCTGATCCACTAGGTAATTTCGGTGGCGGATTAATGGCCAATTGGGAAGTTGATATCTGGAAGAAACTGAGAACAGAAAAGGAATCAGCGGTTGCTCACTATCTTTCTACAGTAGAAGGTAAAAACTTTGTGTTGTCTAATCTTATTGAGGAAGTTGCAGATAATTATTATGAATTATTGGCTCTAGATAATCAATTGGATATCATACAGCAATATATTAAGCTTCAGCAAAGAGCCTTGGAGATTTCCAAGATTCAGAAAGAGGCTGCAGCTGCAACAGAGCTGGCTGTGAAGAAATTTGAAGCAGAACTGGCAAAGTCCAAGGCTTCAGAATATACCATTCGTCAGCAGATTACGGAAAAGGAGAATGAGATCAATGCTTTATTGGGAAGATATCCACAACCGATTATCAGAACAAAGGAGAACTTCATGTCTACTATTCCGCCGACTGTATATACCGGGATTCCGTCACAATTATTGGCCAATCGTCCTGATATTAAGGAGGCAGAATTGGAACTAAAATCTTCAAAACTGGATGTTGAAGCAGCGAGAAAAGAGTTTTATCCTTCCCTGGAAATCTCCGCAACACTAGGGTTGGAAGCATTCAAGCCATCTTATTTAGTAAAAATGCCTGAGTCTATAGCCTATAATCTGGTTGGAGAACTGGCAGGACCGCTTATTAATAAAAGTGCTATTAAAGCCAACTTCCAGACTGCGGATGCAAAACAGATACAAGCATTGTACGAATATGATAAAACTATTCTGAATGCTTATTTGGATGTAGCCAATCTAATGTCTAAGATCAAAAATATAGATCAGTATTATCAATTAAAATCTCAGGAGACAAAAGCCCTGGATCAGTCCATTGATATTGCCAATCAATTATTCAGAAACTCCAGAGCAGATTATCTTGAAGTTCTTTTGAACCAAAGAGATGCACTGGATGCCAAAATGGAGCTTATAGAAGCCAAACAAAAACAGCTAAGCACTGTGGTGGATATCTACAAGAGTCTGGGTGGCGGCTGGAAATAA